One segment of Acidianus sp. HS-5 DNA contains the following:
- a CDS encoding superoxide dismutase produces the protein MSSLTYLKKYELPPLPYNVDALEPYISKDIIDVHYNGHHKGYVNGANSFVDRVNKVLKGEISAGQYDIQGLLRGLVFNINGHKLHSLYWQNMAPAGKGGGKPGGAIGDLIEKQYGSFEKFKALFTEAANSLPGTGWTVLYYEVENDNLQIMTFENHFQNHIAELPILLILDEFEHAYYLQYKNKRADYVNNWWNLVNWDFADKKLQQVMKK, from the coding sequence ATGAGTTCGTTAACTTATTTAAAAAAGTATGAACTACCACCTCTACCATATAATGTAGATGCATTAGAACCCTACATAAGTAAGGATATAATAGATGTGCATTATAACGGACACCATAAAGGATACGTTAATGGGGCAAACTCCTTTGTAGACAGAGTAAACAAAGTTCTAAAAGGAGAAATATCAGCAGGTCAATATGATATACAAGGTCTATTAAGAGGGTTAGTATTTAACATAAACGGGCACAAGCTACACTCATTATACTGGCAGAATATGGCTCCAGCAGGAAAAGGTGGAGGGAAACCAGGAGGAGCAATTGGAGATTTAATAGAAAAACAATACGGTAGCTTTGAGAAATTTAAGGCGTTATTCACTGAAGCAGCGAACTCATTACCAGGTACAGGATGGACAGTTCTCTATTATGAAGTTGAGAACGATAACCTGCAGATAATGACTTTCGAAAACCACTTCCAGAACCACATAGCAGAATTGCCTATCTTATTAATCTTGGACGAATTCGAGCATGCGTATTACCTGCAGTATAAGAACAAGAGAGCAGACTACGTTAATAACTG
- a CDS encoding sulfurtransferase TusA family protein codes for MQQLDLRNKSCEEFIVELSKYLVSMKPGETITLLTEKDRVLCLHQLLRNAPRYLFNYEEKEDHVVINIKRLR; via the coding sequence ATGCAACAGCTAGACCTTCGAAACAAATCGTGTGAAGAATTTATCGTTGAGCTATCAAAGTACTTAGTTTCAATGAAGCCTGGAGAAACAATAACACTCTTAACTGAAAAGGACAGAGTTTTATGTCTTCATCAACTTTTAAGGAATGCTCCAAGATACCTCTTCAATTATGAAGAAAAGGAAGACCATGTCGTAATAAATATAAAGAGACTAAGATAA
- a CDS encoding thioredoxin family protein, giving the protein MKVEIFTHRNCTECNLLLEYLDQKGLLGRVQVIDTELYPFLALERGVISTPSVFIDGKLVYAGTVDFQEFERLLQGEKVVRKINKDELVDKLMYGIVDSFAATAWLYVNLDFDSFMAQKDFVMAVTGLVLSEDSDELYNYLRNLVIKNGAEYVKKWEDRMLRNISSNFVREIYWLYNSKLSLEEIKAKYPIEVFAHWLMVRGGSTGRVGLRIHPLTEKDTMERISRAYIYMLNNYDQLWDKVEKEQKSLKNMEVERKAIL; this is encoded by the coding sequence ATGAAAGTGGAAATATTTACACACAGAAACTGTACTGAATGCAATCTACTTTTAGAATATTTAGACCAGAAAGGTCTCCTAGGAAGAGTTCAGGTAATAGATACGGAACTTTATCCTTTTTTAGCATTAGAAAGGGGAGTTATCTCTACGCCTTCGGTTTTTATAGATGGCAAACTTGTTTATGCAGGTACAGTAGATTTTCAAGAATTTGAGAGACTACTTCAAGGAGAGAAGGTAGTAAGGAAGATAAATAAGGATGAATTAGTTGATAAGCTGATGTACGGCATAGTAGATTCCTTTGCTGCTACTGCTTGGCTTTATGTGAATCTAGACTTTGACTCATTCATGGCCCAAAAGGATTTTGTCATGGCAGTTACTGGTTTAGTTCTCTCAGAGGATTCCGATGAATTGTATAATTACTTGAGAAATTTAGTGATAAAAAATGGTGCAGAATACGTAAAGAAATGGGAGGATAGAATGTTAAGGAATATTTCCTCGAATTTTGTCAGGGAAATTTATTGGCTTTATAACTCAAAGCTTTCTCTAGAGGAGATAAAGGCAAAGTATCCTATAGAAGTGTTTGCTCACTGGCTTATGGTTAGAGGAGGATCTACAGGGAGAGTAGGACTGAGGATTCATCCTTTAACGGAAAAGGATACTATGGAGAGGATTTCCAGAGCGTATATCTACATGCTAAATAATTACGACCAGCTGTGGGATAAAGTAGAGAAAGAACAGAAATCTTTGAAAAATATGGAAGTTGAAAGGAAAGCTATACTTTAG
- a CDS encoding ATP-dependent DNA helicase, translated as MDLRDWQVKLKERVLGSLKKEFLVALNSPTGSGKTLFSLVVGTELKGKILYVVRTHNEYYPVYRESKRLGKNFSFMVSKTLACPFSTADANPEDIKCSGCDIFSSIPVRVDDYPFSFLSKLKKEGEEEGFCPYYSLLDSLSSSEVVVLTYPYFFIPRLREALGLDLSQYVIVIDEAHNLDRLNELEERKLNSMIIDRAISQTSNSATIDILRKIKDEVKRKTLQEERYILIQHFPKLTDDEMEVIKEEYEALREKMIKEKRIRQIYLNSIIKFYESDGKVFSYKGSLVKKPITPEKYVSILNDSSLSVILMSGTLQSKEFLREVLGITKQIDYIDAEKEMKKKLSGSIECILALDVTSAYSLRTKEMWKKYASYILKIFYQSQGYVLAVFSSYMMMNEVMSLVNLPKLVENEKTNLEDVYRLKEKAVIAAVARGKLSEGIELTKDGRSLISDVVLVGIPYPAVDDYLKLQAEEISKITKHDVKDLLINTTAVIAVKQAIGRAIRSVNDKANVWLLDKRYDSIMWKTKINCFNPKKIKL; from the coding sequence GTGGATTTAAGGGACTGGCAGGTAAAATTAAAAGAGAGAGTTTTAGGTTCATTAAAGAAAGAATTTTTAGTTGCTTTAAATTCTCCTACAGGTAGTGGTAAAACATTATTTTCTTTAGTAGTTGGTACAGAATTAAAAGGTAAGATTCTTTACGTAGTAAGGACTCACAATGAGTACTATCCAGTATATAGGGAAAGCAAGAGATTAGGAAAAAACTTTTCCTTTATGGTGAGTAAAACTCTTGCATGTCCTTTCTCTACTGCAGACGCTAATCCTGAAGATATAAAGTGTTCTGGCTGTGACATATTTTCCAGTATTCCAGTAAGGGTAGACGATTATCCGTTTTCATTTCTTTCTAAACTAAAGAAAGAAGGAGAGGAAGAAGGTTTCTGTCCTTATTATTCTTTGTTGGATTCCTTATCTTCCTCTGAAGTAGTAGTTCTAACTTATCCTTACTTTTTCATACCTAGATTAAGGGAAGCATTAGGATTAGATCTTTCGCAATATGTAATAGTCATAGATGAGGCCCACAACTTAGATAGACTAAATGAACTCGAAGAGAGAAAATTAAATTCTATGATAATTGATAGAGCAATTTCTCAGACTTCTAATTCCGCAACAATAGATATCTTAAGAAAAATAAAAGATGAAGTTAAGAGAAAAACTCTCCAAGAGGAAAGATATATACTAATTCAACATTTTCCTAAACTCACCGATGATGAGATGGAAGTAATAAAAGAAGAGTATGAAGCTTTGAGAGAGAAAATGATTAAAGAAAAGAGAATAAGACAGATTTATTTAAATAGTATAATAAAATTTTATGAAAGCGACGGCAAAGTATTCTCTTATAAAGGGAGTCTTGTTAAAAAGCCTATTACTCCGGAAAAATACGTCTCAATACTTAATGACTCCAGCTTATCAGTGATCTTAATGTCTGGAACTTTGCAGTCTAAGGAGTTCTTACGTGAAGTTTTAGGAATAACTAAGCAGATAGATTATATAGACGCAGAAAAAGAAATGAAGAAAAAGCTAAGCGGGAGTATAGAGTGCATTTTAGCTTTAGATGTAACTTCTGCTTATAGTTTGAGAACTAAAGAAATGTGGAAGAAATATGCTTCATATATACTGAAGATATTTTATCAATCTCAAGGTTACGTGCTTGCAGTATTCTCCAGCTATATGATGATGAATGAAGTAATGAGCTTAGTTAATTTACCTAAGCTCGTGGAGAATGAAAAGACTAATCTTGAAGATGTGTACAGATTAAAGGAGAAAGCTGTTATCGCTGCAGTTGCAAGGGGAAAGCTTTCTGAAGGAATCGAACTTACCAAGGATGGCAGAAGTTTAATTTCAGATGTTGTCTTAGTAGGAATTCCTTATCCTGCAGTTGACGATTACCTTAAATTGCAGGCTGAAGAGATTTCGAAAATTACTAAGCATGATGTTAAGGATTTACTTATAAATACCACTGCAGTAATAGCAGTGAAACAAGCTATAGGCAGAGCAATTAGAAGCGTTAATGATAAAGCCAATGTTTGGCTTTTAGACAAAAGATACGATAGCATAATGTGGAAAACTAAGATTAATTGTTTTAATCCCAAAAAGATTAAGCTATAA
- a CDS encoding Rieske (2Fe-2S) protein gives MQIKKPQLKIGDKTKIKVNINNEEREIVLLYLGGDKYIAFDAYCPHLGCDLEKYGVLIREEIVCQCHFSHFSIKDGKPTKGASKKPLRIYKVTSKGDELTIE, from the coding sequence ATGCAAATCAAAAAGCCTCAGCTGAAAATAGGTGATAAAACTAAAATAAAAGTAAATATAAACAATGAAGAAAGAGAAATAGTCTTATTATATCTTGGTGGAGACAAATACATTGCTTTCGACGCGTATTGCCCCCACTTAGGCTGTGATCTAGAAAAATACGGAGTCTTAATTAGAGAAGAAATCGTGTGCCAATGCCACTTTTCACATTTCTCCATAAAAGATGGAAAACCTACTAAAGGAGCTTCAAAAAAACCTCTTAGAATTTACAAAGTTACAAGCAAAGGAGATGAATTAACAATAGAATAG
- a CDS encoding type I 3-dehydroquinate dehydratase, whose protein sequence is MRPLIVASLPIYKEDDLLKARKIKEADMIELRLDYSLRLITIDSIKSILGDLKDKLILTIRDVSEGGMNKIDDNEKAKYLEEANKEGFIYDIEASFLDRFSIPFKDEIVSVHYFNELPSYEEVERIIEKYLPTARFVKVAVMGKGEYKELLSRFLKFDKIIVLPMGVDPLERIAFGILGSKLIYTFVEKQTAPGQMHYFKAYEIISCLYKE, encoded by the coding sequence ATGAGACCACTAATAGTGGCTTCTCTTCCAATTTATAAGGAAGATGACTTACTTAAAGCGAGGAAGATTAAAGAGGCTGACATGATTGAACTAAGGCTAGATTATTCTCTAAGGCTAATTACTATTGATAGTATAAAATCGATTTTGGGAGATTTAAAAGATAAACTCATTCTGACAATTAGAGACGTTTCTGAAGGAGGAATGAATAAAATAGACGATAATGAAAAGGCGAAATATTTAGAAGAAGCAAACAAGGAAGGTTTTATTTATGATATAGAGGCTTCCTTCTTGGATAGGTTTTCTATTCCGTTCAAAGATGAGATAGTCTCAGTACATTACTTTAACGAACTACCTAGTTATGAGGAAGTAGAGAGAATAATTGAAAAATACTTACCTACTGCAAGATTTGTAAAAGTAGCAGTAATGGGTAAAGGAGAATATAAGGAGCTACTATCTAGGTTTTTAAAATTTGATAAAATTATAGTCTTGCCTATGGGTGTAGATCCTTTAGAAAGGATAGCTTTTGGCATTTTAGGTTCTAAGTTAATTTACACTTTTGTTGAGAAGCAAACTGCTCCTGGGCAAATGCATTATTTTAAAGCTTATGAGATTATATCGTGCTTATATAAAGAGTAG
- a CDS encoding 3-phosphoshikimate 1-carboxyvinyltransferase yields MKAKISNSYIQGKINAPLSKSLGIRLIFLSLLTKVALHVSQELSDDLLVARNSVNALKEGKDYVYLRGSATTLRMFIPIALALGKRIKIDGDETLRRRPLSAIIKALRSAKFSSNSLPLIIEGKLENETEIEGWESSQYISGLIYAYHMIGGGKIKIIPPISSRSYIEMTVDLFNRLGSDVKFEGNEIYVNPKPLRSYEGEIPGDYALASFYALASLLTKGKVEILGLYDPPDYFGDHNIVEIISKMGAKSYYLNSWIVEATDEYLPIKININDVPDLAISIATLSAIANGNSEIQGVERLKIKESDRISTIISTLSEFGVKARYVSSSIIIEGKKREEIKRGRIICPADHRIAMMSGVLSLVNGGEVDNAECVNKSNPLFWQDLIKLGGKISLE; encoded by the coding sequence TTGAAAGCCAAGATAAGTAATTCTTATATACAAGGAAAAATAAATGCTCCTTTATCAAAAAGTCTAGGAATTAGACTAATATTCTTGTCATTACTGACTAAAGTCGCTCTACATGTAAGCCAAGAGCTTTCAGATGACCTTTTAGTTGCAAGGAATTCTGTGAACGCATTAAAGGAAGGAAAAGATTACGTCTATTTGAGAGGATCTGCAACTACTTTAAGGATGTTTATTCCCATCGCGTTAGCTTTAGGTAAGAGGATAAAGATAGATGGAGATGAGACTTTAAGGAGGAGACCTTTAAGTGCTATTATTAAGGCATTAAGATCTGCAAAATTCTCTTCAAATTCTTTACCCCTCATAATAGAAGGTAAATTGGAGAATGAGACAGAAATAGAGGGCTGGGAAAGTAGTCAGTACATTTCTGGACTAATCTATGCCTATCACATGATAGGAGGAGGGAAAATTAAGATAATCCCGCCCATCTCGTCAAGGAGTTATATAGAGATGACTGTTGATCTCTTTAATAGGCTAGGTTCAGACGTTAAATTTGAAGGAAACGAAATTTACGTTAACCCTAAACCTTTAAGAAGCTATGAAGGAGAAATTCCAGGAGATTATGCGCTAGCCTCCTTTTATGCGCTAGCCTCCTTACTAACAAAAGGAAAAGTTGAAATTTTAGGTCTTTATGATCCGCCGGATTACTTTGGCGATCACAATATCGTTGAAATAATCTCTAAAATGGGTGCTAAAAGTTACTATTTGAATTCTTGGATTGTTGAAGCTACTGACGAATATTTACCGATAAAAATAAACATTAACGATGTTCCAGATCTCGCTATCTCAATAGCTACGCTATCAGCAATTGCCAACGGCAATTCTGAAATACAAGGAGTTGAGAGGTTAAAGATTAAAGAAAGCGATAGGATTTCTACAATAATCTCAACTTTAAGCGAATTCGGGGTTAAAGCTAGATACGTTAGTTCCAGTATAATAATCGAAGGGAAAAAGAGGGAGGAAATTAAAAGAGGTAGAATTATTTGCCCGGCAGACCACAGGATAGCAATGATGTCGGGAGTGCTGTCATTGGTGAATGGAGGGGAAGTTGATAATGCAGAATGCGTAAATAAGAGTAATCCACTCTTTTGGCAAGATTTAATAAAATTGGGAGGAAAAATATCTCTAGAATGA
- a CDS encoding shikimate kinase translates to MQTYGGVSIVNAIPSWYGSSMAVNLKVKVDIIKGKYDGESKLVSSIINFLKTKFDLEDFDVKIYSEIPQESGLKSSSAVSTALLGEVKRKFNLDIDVVKYSAILSILAGVSYTGALDDATSAYYGGISYTYNKEFKIIKKSEPPSDISIIILARGGRNVNLNKLKEFELIFQEIFKMSLSDPITAMKYNGILVGEILGYDLNLVMKALKLGALASGVSGNGPSIFAVTKEGDEGPILDEFNLYGKTIVTKAVKLESQDK, encoded by the coding sequence ATGCAAACCTATGGAGGGGTCTCAATAGTTAATGCTATACCTTCATGGTATGGCTCATCTATGGCAGTGAATTTGAAGGTAAAGGTAGATATTATTAAAGGTAAATATGATGGAGAAAGTAAGCTTGTATCTAGTATTATAAATTTTCTTAAAACTAAATTCGACCTGGAAGATTTTGATGTAAAAATATATTCTGAGATACCTCAAGAGAGCGGTTTAAAAAGTAGTAGTGCAGTTTCTACTGCATTACTCGGAGAAGTTAAGAGGAAATTTAACTTGGACATAGATGTGGTTAAGTATTCTGCAATTCTTTCAATATTAGCAGGAGTTTCTTATACTGGGGCGCTAGACGATGCAACTTCAGCGTATTATGGAGGGATATCGTATACTTATAATAAGGAATTTAAGATAATCAAAAAATCTGAGCCTCCTTCAGATATTTCCATTATAATACTTGCAAGAGGAGGAAGAAATGTTAATTTAAACAAATTGAAAGAGTTTGAGTTAATTTTCCAAGAAATATTTAAAATGTCTTTATCAGATCCAATAACTGCTATGAAGTATAACGGCATACTTGTAGGCGAAATTTTAGGCTATGATTTAAATCTAGTAATGAAAGCATTAAAGCTAGGTGCGTTAGCTTCTGGAGTATCTGGTAACGGTCCTTCAATATTCGCTGTTACTAAAGAAGGCGATGAAGGACCTATATTAGATGAATTTAATCTTTACGGTAAAACAATAGTAACAAAGGCTGTTAAGCTTGAAAGCCAAGATAAGTAA